The DNA segment GGGTCCGATCTCTATTTTCGCGCCGAACAGGCTTTGCCGCGCGGCGCGCAAGCGACATTGCAGCCGGCGCCGGGCCGGGCGCTGCTGTTCAAGGGAACGGGCGCATGAGCACGCCGTCGCTTCGCTACCGGCTTGCTGCGCGCGGTTTCGACGGCACGACGCTGCTGATCCTGCCGGGGCTTGCGGTCATGCTCGGGCTGTTCATCTATCCGTTCCTCTACGGACTTGCCGATTCGGTCATGCCGAAGGAAGGCCCCTGGTATGCCAATTACGTCACCTTCTTCAGCGACCCTTTCCAGTACCGCACGATTGCCTCGACGCTCTGGCTGGCGCTGCCGGTCACGATCGTCAATCTCGCCTTTGCCGTGCCGATCGCATTTCGCGTCCGGCTGATGACGCGCCAAAGGCTGCTGACCACGATCCTGGTGCTGCCGATCACGCTCGGCACGGTGTTCGTGGCCGACGGGCTTTTGACGTTTCTGGGGCCGCAGGGCTGGTTCAACCGCGTGCTGGTGCTGATCGGTCTTCTGGATGCGCCGATGAAGCTGACCAACAACTATTGGGGCGTGTTTGCCTCGCTGGTCATCACCGGCTTTCCCTTCGCTTTCCTTTTGACGCTGTCCTACGTGACCGGCATCGACCCGGCGATCGAACAGGCCGCCGCAACGCTCGGCGCCAATGCCCGCCAGCGGTTCATGAAAGTCTTCCTGCCGCTTCTGGTGCCGGGACTTGCCGTCACCTTCTGTCTGGCTTTCGTGCAGGCCTTTGCGGTCTTTCCCTCAGCCGTGCTGCTCGGTGCTCCGGCAGGCCCGACGCGGGTGATCTCGATTGCCGCCTATCAAGCAGCCTTCGAGCAATATGACCATTCGCTGGGAACGGCGATTGCGATGGTCATGGGGGCGGTGGAGCTGGTCGTGGTGCTGATCGTTTTGGGCGCGCGCTCGTTTTTCTATCGCGGGCCGACCGGGGGGACGAAGGGATGACGATCGTGACACATCCTGCGCCCGATCCCTCATTCTTCCAGGAGAAGCCGCTATGATCCGTGATCAGGGCCTCGTATCGAAAATCTGGCGTTTTGCCGTCTGGGCGGTTGCCGGCCTGTTCATTCTCAACCTCATCGGCGTGATTGCCGCCGTGGTGGTGAATTCCTTTGCCACGCGCTGGCTCGGCACCTGGCTGCCGATCGGCCTGACGACGAAATGGTATTTCAGCGCCTGGAAGGAATTCCAGCTGTCGAGCGTCGTGCTCGTGACCTTCCAGATCGTCTTCACGGTGGTGCTGATTTCCGGGGTGCTTGGGGTAACCACGGCCTATGCGCTGGCGCGGCGGGATTTTCCGGGCAAGCGCGTCGTCGTGCTGCTGTTCCTTCTGCCTTTGCTCATTCCGCCGCTGACCTACGGCATTCCGCTGGCCACCGTGCTTTACCAGCTTGGTCTTGGCGGCTCCTTCTGGGGCGTCGTGCTGATCAATCTCGTGCCCTCGCTGCCCTTCGTCGTTCTGGTGATGATCCCCTTCATCGAGCAGATCGATCCGCGCATCGAGGCGGCGGCGCGCGTCTTCGGGGCCGGGACCGGCAGCCTGTTTCTGCGCATCCTCTTGCCGCTTTTGCTGCCCGGCATGCTGGCGGCGCTGCTTCTGGTGCTGGTGCGCACCATCGCGATGTTCGAGCTGACCTTTCTCATCGCCGGACCAACAAGCCAGACGCTGGTGGTTTCGCTCTATTACGCCGTGTTTGCCTCCGGCGTCAGGGCCGGGCAGTCGATCGACGCCATGGCGGTGATCTACATGGTGACGACGCTGTTCTGGCTGATCCTGGCGCTGCAATTCGTCAATCCCTCGCAGATCGTCGCCCGCGCCAAACAGCAGCCCGCATCATGACCAGATTATCCAACGCAACCCTGCCGCATCTGCCGGAAACAATCGCAAGACCGGGTTATGACGGGGGCAAGGTGACGGTCGGGATCGTGCATCTGGGCATCGGCGCCTTTCACCGTGCCCATCAGGCGGTGTTTACCGACGAGGTTTTGGCACGCGACCCCTCCTGGGGGATTTGCGGCGTTTCGCTGCGCAGTGCCGATACCCGAGATGCGCTTCAGCCGCAGGACGGGCTTTACACGCTGAAGGTTCAGGATGGCTTGGGCGAGACGCTGCGGATCATCGGCAGCGTTGTCGAAACCCTTGTTGCGCCGGAGGACCCACAGACTGTTCTGGTGCGGATGGCTGATCCGGCGACCCGGATCGTGTCTTTGACGGTCACCGAAAAGGGCTATTGCCACAATCCGGCGACGGGCACGCTGGATGAAACCCATCCGGACGTTCTCCACGACCTGCAAAATCCGGGAAAACCGAGATCGGCCGTCGGCTTCATCGTCGAGGCACTGGCTCTCAGGCAGGCGGCGGGCGTCGAAGCCTTTACGCTTTTGTCCTGCGACAATCTTCCGTCCAACGGCGATGTCTTGAAACGT comes from the Pararhizobium qamdonense genome and includes:
- a CDS encoding ABC transporter permease, whose amino-acid sequence is MSTPSLRYRLAARGFDGTTLLILPGLAVMLGLFIYPFLYGLADSVMPKEGPWYANYVTFFSDPFQYRTIASTLWLALPVTIVNLAFAVPIAFRVRLMTRQRLLTTILVLPITLGTVFVADGLLTFLGPQGWFNRVLVLIGLLDAPMKLTNNYWGVFASLVITGFPFAFLLTLSYVTGIDPAIEQAAATLGANARQRFMKVFLPLLVPGLAVTFCLAFVQAFAVFPSAVLLGAPAGPTRVISIAAYQAAFEQYDHSLGTAIAMVMGAVELVVVLIVLGARSFFYRGPTGGTKG
- a CDS encoding ABC transporter permease, with translation MIRDQGLVSKIWRFAVWAVAGLFILNLIGVIAAVVVNSFATRWLGTWLPIGLTTKWYFSAWKEFQLSSVVLVTFQIVFTVVLISGVLGVTTAYALARRDFPGKRVVVLLFLLPLLIPPLTYGIPLATVLYQLGLGGSFWGVVLINLVPSLPFVVLVMIPFIEQIDPRIEAAARVFGAGTGSLFLRILLPLLLPGMLAALLLVLVRTIAMFELTFLIAGPTSQTLVVSLYYAVFASGVRAGQSIDAMAVIYMVTTLFWLILALQFVNPSQIVARAKQQPAS